Genomic segment of Apium graveolens cultivar Ventura chromosome 7, ASM990537v1, whole genome shotgun sequence:
GTGTGGAATTGGAATGTTGAGAGTGATGCTCCAGCATGTACTTTGCAAGAAGTATTTCAACAAGTGAAGCCCTGTGTGGGATTCAACATTGAGGTGAAGTTTGATGATCATATACTCTATCAAAAGGAGTATCTCGTACAAGTTCTCCAAACCATCTTACAGGTAAATGAATACTGCAATTGGTGCGTACTATTATCCGACATGGACTTACGCCTCTGGAAACCGAGGTGTCTTTGACACCATTAGTTCCCAAGTGAACTTTGCCTCGTTTGTGGGCTACGCTTGCCTAATTCTTTATTAGGACGAAAACTTTTGCAATTAAGAATGTGCTATTTATCAGTAATATTTTGTTTTAGGTGGTGTTTAAAAATGCCAAAGATAGACCTGTAATCTTTTCGAGCTTCCACCCAGATGCAGCATTACTACTCAAAAAAATTCAGAGCACCTACCCTGTACGTTCTCaatttttttcatttaattttCAATCTCAGTTTCGGGATAAAATTGGCTGAGTTTGTATGCTAAAAGAATTTTACATCCAGGTTTTCTTCCTTACAAATGGCGGGACTGAGTATTACAATGACGTGAGAAGGAATTCCCTAGAGGAAGCACTGAAATTGTGCTTGGAAGGTGGATTGGAAGGAATTGTGTCTGAAGTCAAAGGTGTATTTAGGAATCCTGCAGCAGCTAGCAAGATAAAAGAATCAAATCTCTCCCTCCTTACTTATGGAAAGCTGAAGTAAGTTGCTCCATTACATGTTTCACTGGATACCTTTTTTAAAGCATCTGGTCCACTTTATGTGATTAATTTTTCTGACATATTTGTTGAAATAATAATTTGACAGTAATGTGCCGGAAGCAGTATATATGCAATATTTAATGGGAATTGAAGGAGTTATTGTTGACCTTGTTCAAGTAATTACAGAAGCCGTCTCTGAGATGATCAAGCCAAAAGCAGAAGACGAAGAGATGTTATCGACTCAAGTAAAGGAAAAGCCAGAATTTACCCAGAGAGAGCTCTCGTTTTTGCTCAAGCTCATCCCGGAACTAATACAAGTATAGGGGTGAAATCGGAATAAACATGACCCCTCCCTACCACAGAGAAGAAGATAACCACCAGTTGATATAAGGATAACCTTGGTCCATACATAACACATTACATGTAGATTGTACTAAAAGAAAGAAAATTCTAATTTATGGGGTTGACCAAAATCTAGGATTTTTAATTGAAGCTTTGATCTAATCACAATT
This window contains:
- the LOC141671721 gene encoding glycerophosphodiester phosphodiesterase GDPD1, chloroplastic-like — encoded protein: MAMAMAALKTVDVSDIPNLDQLPDKSCFYSTRSPRGGGSCNGIKIPKFAVIGHRGNGMNMLNSSDTRMKLVKENSVLSFNTAATSPLDFVEFDVQVTKDGCPVIFHDDFILSQENGTITEKRVTDLSLSEFLAYGPQSDPTKTGKSLVRKTKEGKVWNWNVESDAPACTLQEVFQQVKPCVGFNIEVKFDDHILYQKEYLVQVLQTILQVVFKNAKDRPVIFSSFHPDAALLLKKIQSTYPVFFLTNGGTEYYNDVRRNSLEEALKLCLEGGLEGIVSEVKGVFRNPAAASKIKESNLSLLTYGKLNNVPEAVYMQYLMGIEGVIVDLVQVITEAVSEMIKPKAEDEEMLSTQVKEKPEFTQRELSFLLKLIPELIQV